A portion of the Leptospira broomii serovar Hurstbridge str. 5399 genome contains these proteins:
- a CDS encoding ABC transporter ATP-binding protein: MMDYAIEIVNMHKAFGSRKILKGMNLQVRKGETMVIVGPSGTGKSVTLKHITGLLDPDAGECRIFGERISGITEVERKRLRAKMGVLFQSGALINWMTVFDNVALPLREHKLFPEAEIQRIVSEKLRLVDMTIAKDNYPNDISGGMKKRAGLARAIASNPEIILYDEPTSGLDPIMSNVINELIIRIRQETGAAQIVVTHDMSSAYMIADRISFFYGGQVLYTGTPDDVKASDNEFVRQFVTGSTKGPMILETKS; encoded by the coding sequence ATAATGGATTACGCGATAGAAATCGTCAATATGCATAAGGCATTCGGATCCCGAAAAATCCTGAAGGGTATGAACCTGCAAGTCAGAAAGGGAGAAACGATGGTGATTGTCGGACCTTCGGGAACGGGTAAGTCCGTAACACTCAAGCATATTACCGGCCTATTAGATCCTGACGCAGGCGAATGTAGAATCTTTGGAGAGAGAATTTCAGGTATTACTGAAGTGGAACGAAAACGTCTCCGCGCGAAAATGGGAGTCCTATTTCAGTCGGGTGCGCTTATCAACTGGATGACTGTTTTCGATAACGTCGCATTGCCTCTACGGGAGCACAAACTATTTCCGGAAGCCGAAATTCAAAGGATCGTATCCGAAAAACTCAGGTTAGTGGATATGACCATCGCAAAGGATAATTATCCGAATGACATCTCCGGAGGAATGAAAAAACGAGCTGGATTGGCTCGAGCCATAGCGTCTAATCCAGAGATCATACTTTACGACGAACCGACCTCAGGATTGGATCCGATCATGTCGAATGTGATCAACGAATTAATCATTCGAATCCGTCAAGAAACCGGGGCTGCGCAAATTGTGGTAACTCATGATATGTCGAGCGCATATATGATTGCGGACAGGATATCCTTCTTTTACGGAGGTCAGGTTCTTTATACCGGAACTCCCGACGATGTCAAAGCCTCCGATAACGAGTTTGTCAGGCAGTTTGTAACCGGCTCGACAAAGGGTCCCATGATTTTGGAAACTAAGTCGTGA
- a CDS encoding flagellin N-terminal helical domain-containing protein — translation MIINHNLSAVNAHRSLKFNEQAVDKTMKALSSGMRINSAGDDASGLAVSEKLRTQVNGLRQAERNTEDGMSFIQTAEGFLQQTSDIIQRIRVLAIQTANGIYSPEDRQLVQVEVSALVDEVDRIASQAEFNRFKLFEGQFARGSKVASMWFHMGPNQNQRERFYIGTMTSRALKLLGADGKPVSVSTPTKSNDVIGFADAALGKIMKQRADMGAYFNRLEYSAKGLMAAYENMQASESRIRDADMAEEMVALTTKQILVQSGTAMLAQANMKPNSVLKLLQM, via the coding sequence ATGATTATCAATCACAACCTGAGCGCGGTGAATGCTCACCGTTCTCTCAAGTTCAACGAGCAAGCTGTGGATAAAACCATGAAAGCGCTCTCATCCGGTATGAGGATTAACTCAGCCGGTGACGACGCTTCCGGTTTGGCTGTCTCCGAAAAGCTTAGGACCCAGGTAAACGGTCTTAGGCAAGCGGAGAGAAATACGGAAGACGGAATGAGTTTCATACAGACTGCGGAAGGATTTCTTCAGCAGACTTCGGACATCATTCAAAGAATCCGGGTTTTGGCCATCCAAACCGCGAATGGAATCTATAGCCCCGAGGACAGACAATTGGTCCAGGTGGAAGTTTCTGCTCTGGTCGATGAGGTGGATCGAATCGCTTCCCAAGCGGAATTCAATCGATTCAAGCTCTTCGAGGGACAGTTCGCTAGAGGCTCGAAAGTGGCCTCTATGTGGTTCCATATGGGACCGAACCAGAACCAACGGGAGAGGTTTTACATTGGGACGATGACTTCTCGAGCTTTGAAACTTCTGGGAGCGGATGGGAAACCAGTTTCCGTTTCTACTCCTACGAAGTCCAATGATGTGATCGGCTTTGCCGACGCTGCACTCGGGAAGATCATGAAGCAAAGGGCGGATATGGGAGCATATTTTAATAGGCTTGAATATTCCGCGAAAGGGCTCATGGCGGCATACGAGAATATGCAGGCCTCCGAGTCTAGAATTCGGGACGCCGATATGGCGGAGGAAATGGTTGCGCTAACTACAAAACAAATACTCGTGCAGAGTGGTACGGCGATGTTAGCACAAGCCAATATGAAACCGAATTCGGTCCTGAAACTTCTTCAAATGTAG
- a CDS encoding lipoprotein LipL46: MAKLPILRISALTLILAFAFACATGSASGRKKKEPYEKNGDQITVLGEAPIYNGDKANAKQRALKDAKINAVRKIVGEQITNKSQASDGESLGSSLLSKTDAFVKSYDIVDEAEGKIDTQPILKLTVRCTVEESKISTAVDSLLADVGNPRVIIVIPSKVAGQAVPPLTPNNIAEAEIAKNLKKAGNKVVDAATAAKTVNKSQVDPSTVDAGSPIVAQAQASGAEVMIIGNVETEDQPVLTSIGGKSLDRPLYNTAATGAYKVILLWGDGKIVDSGTGDGRAADITQKVSREKAIAQWAESVAKKVNKQLKEEWFNLTENNTIILKFTGLNADESTKFKDDLTEFTAAKDVNVRTSDTNGSEWEVTYPGKDALFMDELVYKKDRGFSFLATKNLTVKSASRGVVTLEFKSNK, encoded by the coding sequence ATGGCCAAGTTGCCCATCCTGCGGATTTCCGCCCTAACCCTCATCCTCGCCTTTGCGTTCGCCTGTGCCACCGGAAGTGCCTCCGGTCGTAAGAAAAAGGAACCCTACGAAAAGAACGGAGATCAAATAACCGTACTTGGAGAAGCTCCGATTTATAACGGCGATAAAGCGAATGCTAAACAACGCGCCCTCAAAGATGCAAAGATCAATGCAGTACGTAAAATCGTCGGAGAACAGATAACGAATAAAAGTCAAGCTTCCGATGGAGAAAGCCTAGGATCGAGTCTACTTTCCAAAACCGATGCATTCGTAAAATCATACGATATCGTCGATGAAGCGGAAGGTAAGATCGATACACAACCAATCTTAAAATTAACGGTTAGATGTACTGTCGAAGAAAGTAAAATTTCAACGGCCGTCGATTCTCTGTTAGCCGATGTAGGAAACCCTCGGGTTATCATCGTAATTCCTTCGAAAGTGGCTGGACAAGCCGTTCCACCTTTAACGCCGAATAATATTGCTGAAGCAGAGATCGCTAAAAACCTGAAGAAAGCAGGTAACAAAGTGGTCGATGCCGCAACCGCCGCAAAAACGGTAAACAAGTCTCAAGTCGATCCGTCGACTGTGGATGCAGGTTCTCCGATTGTTGCCCAAGCTCAAGCCTCAGGCGCCGAAGTCATGATCATCGGAAATGTGGAAACAGAAGACCAGCCGGTCCTAACGAGTATCGGTGGAAAATCCCTGGATCGTCCTCTATACAATACGGCTGCTACGGGAGCTTACAAAGTAATTCTACTTTGGGGTGACGGTAAAATCGTTGATTCCGGAACCGGAGACGGCCGAGCAGCGGATATTACCCAAAAGGTTTCTCGTGAAAAAGCGATCGCTCAGTGGGCGGAAAGCGTTGCGAAAAAAGTAAACAAGCAGCTGAAAGAAGAGTGGTTCAACCTGACCGAAAATAATACGATCATCTTGAAATTCACCGGATTGAATGCTGATGAATCTACAAAGTTCAAGGACGATCTAACTGAATTCACTGCGGCAAAAGACGTCAACGTTCGAACTTCAGATACGAACGGATCGGAATGGGAAGTTACGTATCCAGGCAAGGACGCCCTATTTATGGACGAACTTGTATATAAGAAGGACCGCGGATTCTCTTTCCTAGCTACTAAAAACCTTACTGTGAAGTCAGCTTCTCGCGGCGTAGTAACTTTGGAATTCAAATCCAATAAATAA
- a CDS encoding MlaE family ABC transporter permease — protein MFETLKAKANQTLYAAGYTILLIAETFLNLRFSYDKRKEILDQMFIAGVGSLFVVSVVAIFTGMLLTLNTGLGLKDFGAEGQIGLLLTITLTREMSPFMTALILSASIGSAMAAEIGTMKVSEEIDALEVMSIDPVRFLVFPRVLGFSLMVPVLCVYSSILGIFGGAVVGHFQLGIEYIVYFQDVYERITSIPGLKDLYTGLFKGYVFGLIIASISCSHGLRTFGGAIGVGRATRESVVTSFLMVIFFGYVITAIFYRQ, from the coding sequence ATGTTTGAGACTTTAAAGGCAAAAGCAAATCAGACACTCTATGCAGCGGGATATACGATTCTACTAATTGCGGAGACTTTTTTAAATCTTAGATTCTCTTACGATAAAAGAAAAGAAATCCTAGATCAAATGTTCATTGCAGGAGTAGGGAGTTTATTCGTAGTTTCCGTCGTTGCTATCTTTACCGGAATGCTTTTGACTCTGAATACTGGGCTAGGTCTGAAAGATTTTGGAGCCGAAGGACAAATCGGATTGCTCCTTACGATCACCCTCACGCGAGAAATGTCTCCTTTTATGACTGCATTAATCCTTTCGGCATCGATCGGTTCCGCCATGGCTGCCGAAATCGGAACGATGAAAGTTTCGGAAGAAATCGACGCCTTGGAAGTCATGTCGATAGATCCGGTAAGATTTCTGGTTTTTCCTCGAGTCTTAGGATTCTCGTTGATGGTCCCTGTTCTTTGCGTATATTCCAGCATTCTAGGAATTTTCGGCGGTGCAGTCGTCGGACATTTTCAATTAGGGATCGAATATATCGTATATTTTCAAGATGTTTACGAAAGGATCACATCCATTCCCGGATTGAAAGATTTATATACCGGGCTTTTTAAAGGATACGTATTCGGTTTAATCATCGCTTCCATTTCCTGTTCGCATGGACTCAGGACTTTCGGCGGAGCGATAGGAGTCGGTCGGGCAACCAGGGAATCGGTGGTAACTTCTTTCTTGATGGTGATCTTTTTCGGTTACGTCATTACTGCGATTTTCTATAGGCAATAG
- a CDS encoding DUF2797 domain-containing protein, which translates to MSLLSTGYLRMLDHEGLDPVEYLWVVATYPGSESGKQIADFPKPQFRIADLLGKEVTLQFTGQIRCVHCGKHTKKSFNQGSCYSCFQTLAQNDLCILRPETCHFHLGTCREPDWGEEYCFQKHTVYLANTSGLKIGITKENPVSNRWVDQGAQEAIPLLEVKSRRDAGVIEKKFSSIIDDKTKWQVMVSTDSVREDLSEKRKELLSQLESWDLGVYYEVLSPKSSTTIRYPILKYPTKAKAFQPEKDPTIRSMLLGIKGQYLLFESGVINLRAYAGYEASLSVES; encoded by the coding sequence ATGAGCCTTTTATCCACAGGCTACCTTCGGATGCTTGACCATGAAGGCTTGGATCCCGTGGAATATCTCTGGGTTGTCGCCACGTATCCCGGCTCCGAATCCGGAAAGCAAATTGCAGATTTCCCTAAGCCGCAATTTCGCATTGCCGACTTGCTAGGAAAAGAAGTTACGTTGCAATTTACCGGCCAGATTCGATGCGTTCATTGCGGTAAGCACACTAAAAAAAGTTTTAATCAAGGAAGTTGCTATTCCTGCTTTCAAACTTTAGCTCAAAACGATCTTTGCATTTTGAGACCTGAAACCTGCCACTTCCACCTAGGAACCTGTCGTGAACCCGACTGGGGAGAGGAATATTGCTTTCAAAAGCATACAGTTTATTTGGCGAATACTAGCGGGCTAAAGATAGGAATTACGAAAGAAAATCCCGTCTCGAATCGATGGGTCGACCAAGGAGCGCAAGAAGCAATTCCTCTTTTGGAAGTGAAATCCCGCCGGGACGCCGGAGTGATAGAAAAGAAATTTTCCTCCATAATCGACGATAAAACGAAATGGCAAGTAATGGTGAGTACGGATTCGGTGCGGGAAGATCTATCAGAAAAAAGGAAAGAACTTTTGTCTCAATTGGAATCTTGGGATCTGGGCGTTTATTACGAAGTTCTCTCTCCGAAATCAAGCACGACGATTCGCTATCCTATTTTGAAGTATCCGACCAAGGCAAAGGCATTTCAACCTGAAAAAGACCCGACTATAAGATCCATGTTATTAGGAATCAAAGGGCAGTATTTATTGTTCGAATCCGGAGTAATCAACTTGCGCGCCTATGCCGGCTACGAGGCGAGTCTATCAGTCGAATCCTAA
- the metW gene encoding methionine biosynthesis protein MetW, producing the protein MDSSILSDITLKERPDFAYILNAISPGSRVLDLGCGNGDLLYLLSQKGIRGQGIEKDEDAIVECIRKGVYVHHGDIDEGLEHHEDKRFDYVILNQTIQETRHPGDIIKECLRIGKRVVIVFANFGYWEVRFKILLGGKTPVTDLLPYRWFDTPNLHFLSVLDFEEFCQIRGFTVEDRAFFRDFKQITIRPNFFAKLALFQIR; encoded by the coding sequence ATGGATTCAAGCATCTTATCTGATATTACATTAAAAGAAAGGCCGGACTTCGCCTATATCCTGAACGCAATCTCTCCGGGTTCGAGAGTTTTGGACTTGGGTTGCGGGAACGGAGACCTACTCTATTTATTGAGCCAAAAAGGAATCAGAGGACAAGGAATTGAGAAAGATGAAGACGCGATCGTCGAATGCATCCGAAAAGGCGTCTATGTACATCATGGCGATATCGACGAGGGCTTGGAGCATCACGAAGATAAAAGGTTCGATTACGTAATTTTAAACCAAACGATTCAGGAAACCCGCCATCCGGGAGATATCATTAAGGAATGTCTTCGAATCGGAAAGCGGGTCGTAATCGTTTTCGCAAACTTCGGATACTGGGAAGTACGATTCAAGATTCTATTAGGAGGAAAAACTCCCGTTACGGATTTATTACCGTACCGCTGGTTCGACACTCCGAATCTACACTTCCTTTCCGTACTGGACTTCGAAGAATTTTGTCAAATCCGCGGATTTACCGTAGAAGACAGGGCCTTTTTTCGGGATTTTAAGCAGATTACAATTCGACCTAATTTCTTCGCGAAACTTGCTCTATTCCAAATTCGTTAA
- a CDS encoding NAD(P)-dependent oxidoreductase: protein MSAPEIAIIGTGIMGRGIANNLSMKGYKLRLYARNPEKIRDLESSNVSIYNDPKAAASEAALVVLCLTEDSVVEEVVFSFGLLESKCRYVVDTGTTSPELTSKIGKACSERGISFFDSPMTGSKNASRDGQILFMVGAKGPEEISEISFFYDICGKNVVYCGTIGDGQRAKIALNMVQAGIFQVYMEGFLLAKKEGISPEILKEILMQSAAKSGIAEFKFPFVFAGNYETHFSLKNMRKDVNHALALAEQAGIILPLCSSLGSIYDEGIREGLGEKDYCSLNEITAKIVAKPSS from the coding sequence ATGTCGGCACCGGAAATTGCGATTATCGGAACAGGAATCATGGGAAGAGGAATTGCGAATAATCTTTCTATGAAAGGCTATAAACTTCGTTTATACGCAAGGAATCCCGAAAAAATTCGAGATTTAGAATCCTCTAATGTATCTATCTATAATGATCCAAAAGCTGCCGCAAGTGAGGCCGCTTTAGTAGTCCTCTGCCTTACGGAAGATTCCGTAGTGGAGGAAGTCGTCTTCTCATTCGGTCTTCTCGAAAGTAAATGCAGATATGTCGTAGATACCGGAACGACTTCTCCAGAACTGACTTCCAAGATCGGAAAGGCTTGTTCGGAGCGCGGAATATCCTTCTTCGACTCTCCGATGACGGGATCCAAGAACGCGTCTCGAGATGGGCAGATCTTATTCATGGTAGGTGCAAAAGGTCCGGAAGAAATTTCCGAGATTTCCTTCTTCTACGATATTTGCGGAAAGAATGTCGTTTATTGCGGAACGATTGGGGACGGGCAAAGGGCTAAAATCGCTTTGAATATGGTACAGGCCGGAATTTTTCAAGTTTATATGGAAGGATTCTTATTGGCAAAGAAAGAAGGAATCTCTCCGGAAATTCTCAAAGAAATCCTAATGCAATCGGCGGCAAAATCGGGAATCGCTGAATTCAAATTTCCGTTCGTATTTGCCGGAAATTACGAAACACATTTTTCACTCAAGAATATGCGGAAAGATGTCAATCATGCTTTGGCATTGGCGGAACAAGCCGGAATCATTTTACCTTTATGCTCTTCCCTCGGTTCTATCTACGACGAGGGAATTCGCGAAGGACTAGGAGAAAAGGATTATTGTAGTTTGAACGAGATAACTGCAAAAATCGTTGCAAAGCCTTCTTCCTAA
- a CDS encoding exo-beta-N-acetylmuramidase NamZ family protein, with amino-acid sequence MRLKERNKKILTSVIFFLTISSDSCTEASPRRHISNSKIIPAEVAFYEEVLPSLSGKTVILVTNPSGIGRYPERILREFKEKKVKIKHLIGLEHGFLGLEEDFSKSPVTMDETFQLPIYHIYKVKNSEIPAILKGADAIVFDVLDMGMRCYTYLSVLKRLMDNLPDPQSTRFVILDHPNPALYLGARGEGIQKKFLNFAGEFPSLFFTGMTIGEAASFYNGEYLSDKVKLEIISPKNLKRGFDWEKEGIAWTTPSPNLPMLDSARNYLGLVLLEGINVSVGRGTQAPFVYFGAPWMVEPDAILNELNDSSTGNYYYQSVYFKPTFGPFKGEICRGLRLTVVNKNYDPIQMAYFLVTTLKKHYKDFRWRQYPDGTFNIDFLWGTERFRQSIDSNLSYENFKRSYSESEDSANRIVRKYRLY; translated from the coding sequence ATGCGGTTAAAAGAAAGAAACAAAAAAATCCTAACTTCCGTCATTTTTTTTCTGACAATATCCTCCGATTCCTGCACCGAGGCTTCTCCTCGCCGCCATATTTCAAATTCTAAAATCATTCCTGCCGAAGTCGCTTTTTACGAAGAGGTCCTTCCTTCGCTTTCCGGTAAAACGGTAATCTTAGTCACGAATCCCTCCGGAATCGGTAGATATCCTGAGAGAATTCTTCGGGAATTTAAGGAAAAGAAAGTTAAGATCAAACATTTGATCGGTCTTGAGCACGGCTTTTTGGGTTTAGAGGAAGATTTTAGTAAATCTCCCGTAACAATGGATGAAACCTTTCAATTACCCATTTATCACATATATAAAGTAAAAAATTCGGAGATCCCTGCTATATTAAAGGGTGCGGATGCGATCGTTTTTGACGTTCTCGATATGGGAATGAGATGCTATACATATCTAAGTGTTTTAAAAAGATTGATGGATAATCTACCGGATCCTCAAAGTACGCGATTTGTCATCTTAGATCATCCGAATCCCGCATTGTATTTGGGAGCTAGAGGCGAAGGTATTCAAAAGAAATTCTTAAACTTTGCGGGCGAGTTTCCTTCCCTGTTTTTTACCGGAATGACGATTGGCGAGGCTGCATCATTCTATAACGGTGAATACCTTTCCGATAAAGTTAAGTTAGAAATCATCTCTCCCAAAAATCTAAAGAGAGGATTTGATTGGGAAAAGGAGGGGATAGCCTGGACGACTCCCTCTCCTAATTTGCCGATGTTGGATTCAGCACGCAATTATCTAGGGTTGGTGTTACTGGAAGGAATCAATGTTTCTGTCGGTAGGGGAACTCAAGCTCCGTTCGTATATTTCGGTGCCCCTTGGATGGTTGAGCCGGACGCTATCCTAAACGAATTAAATGATTCTAGTACGGGGAATTACTACTACCAAAGCGTATATTTCAAACCTACTTTCGGCCCGTTCAAGGGCGAAATTTGTAGAGGGTTGAGACTTACAGTCGTAAATAAAAATTACGATCCGATTCAAATGGCTTACTTCCTCGTTACGACTCTGAAGAAGCACTATAAAGATTTTCGATGGAGACAATATCCGGACGGAACATTCAATATCGATTTTCTATGGGGAACCGAACGGTTTCGTCAATCGATAGATTCTAATTTGAGCTACGAGAACTTTAAACGCTCTTATTCCGAGTCGGAAGATTCCGCCAATCGAATTGTGCGAAAATATCGATTGTACTAA
- a CDS encoding ATP-grasp domain-containing protein, translating into MLKVAVLYGGTSTEHLISLGTGAFICRTLAAMGHPVKPILITKDAKWVIPSEYRILLPEGEPTDSLSYQKEFERLNGCVASSFSSLDCDIAFLGFHGTFGEDGSIQGFLKVLGIPFTGSGVKASALAMNKITANRLFQVANLSVAPFWELKKEDYIAAPTQVESLGLPFPLFLKPVEGGSSYHTYRINAREELVPKLSEFFEHEDHAILQKFLSGTEVSCGVWETNTNGKRSILALPPTEIIPGGEFFDVESKYKSGLSQEITPARLPESIIQKIQNQSILAHKTLGCEGCSRTDFIVVEGEPYILETNTLPGMTETSLLPQQAKAAGIPIQEIYRSLIDQGLERAGKIPVRST; encoded by the coding sequence TTGTTAAAGGTAGCTGTCTTATACGGAGGAACGTCCACGGAGCATTTGATATCCCTGGGGACAGGCGCGTTCATATGTAGGACATTGGCCGCCATGGGACATCCGGTCAAACCCATTCTTATCACTAAGGATGCTAAGTGGGTAATCCCTAGTGAATATCGGATTCTTTTGCCGGAAGGAGAACCGACCGATTCGCTTTCTTACCAAAAAGAGTTCGAACGATTAAACGGATGCGTTGCCTCTTCATTTTCAAGTCTAGATTGCGATATCGCCTTTCTGGGATTTCATGGAACGTTCGGAGAGGACGGATCTATCCAAGGATTTTTGAAGGTGCTCGGAATTCCATTTACCGGATCGGGCGTAAAAGCGTCCGCATTAGCCATGAATAAAATTACGGCGAACCGGTTGTTTCAAGTTGCGAATCTGAGCGTTGCACCTTTTTGGGAATTGAAAAAAGAGGATTACATTGCGGCGCCGACTCAGGTCGAATCGCTCGGATTGCCATTCCCGTTATTCCTCAAACCGGTCGAGGGCGGATCCAGTTATCATACTTATAGAATCAACGCACGCGAAGAGCTAGTGCCGAAATTATCCGAGTTCTTCGAGCACGAAGATCATGCTATATTGCAAAAGTTTCTATCGGGAACCGAAGTATCCTGCGGGGTGTGGGAAACGAATACAAACGGAAAAAGATCCATTCTCGCGTTACCTCCCACCGAAATTATTCCCGGCGGAGAATTTTTCGATGTCGAGTCCAAATACAAATCCGGATTGTCCCAAGAAATTACTCCGGCACGGCTGCCAGAGTCGATTATTCAAAAAATACAGAATCAGTCGATTCTGGCGCATAAAACGCTAGGTTGCGAAGGATGTTCCAGGACGGATTTTATCGTCGTGGAAGGAGAGCCGTATATCCTGGAAACGAATACTCTTCCGGGAATGACTGAAACCAGTTTACTACCGCAGCAGGCAAAAGCAGCCGGAATTCCAATTCAGGAAATCTATAGATCATTGATCGACCAAGGGTTGGAACGGGCAGGTAAAATTCCCGTACGATCGACTTAA
- a CDS encoding M48 family metalloprotease: MKIRSSKFLPIFLLGFFLNSCGWIVETTFPVSIDEFLGKQFYEAAVLGQDGMKVLHNERLRSYIQGIADRILKAKEIQYKTEFPYKVTILDDDSVINAVCAPGGYIFVYTGLLHFVKDEATLAGVLAHEIAHAEKRHSMKQLSSSIATYFAIYLVLSYVLGPDLAQHASGMASLSSNLLSLANSRGAEEEADAFGFQYMRATPYYPGASANFFRDIKAWRQRHLGEKEDTLPLGKYLSTHPLDDERIADSEKRLKDAGIGAPQPESFFRDRYQEKISALLGKREEEEEMPNAKPSTGKKR, translated from the coding sequence ATGAAAATTCGCTCTTCCAAATTTCTACCTATTTTTCTACTCGGTTTTTTTCTCAATTCCTGCGGCTGGATCGTTGAAACCACTTTTCCGGTATCTATAGACGAGTTTCTCGGAAAACAATTTTATGAAGCTGCCGTTTTGGGACAGGACGGAATGAAGGTTTTACATAACGAAAGACTTCGTTCCTATATTCAAGGAATCGCGGATAGAATATTGAAAGCAAAGGAAATACAGTACAAAACCGAATTTCCATACAAGGTAACTATTCTGGACGATGATTCGGTTATCAATGCGGTTTGCGCCCCGGGAGGCTATATTTTCGTCTATACAGGACTTTTGCATTTCGTAAAGGATGAAGCCACGCTTGCAGGAGTGCTCGCGCATGAAATTGCGCACGCGGAAAAGAGACACTCTATGAAGCAATTATCTTCGAGCATCGCTACGTATTTTGCGATTTATTTGGTTCTATCTTATGTACTCGGGCCGGATTTAGCGCAACATGCATCAGGGATGGCTTCGTTATCCTCTAATTTACTTTCACTTGCCAACAGTCGCGGTGCGGAGGAAGAAGCAGACGCATTCGGTTTTCAATATATGCGAGCCACTCCGTATTACCCTGGAGCTTCGGCGAACTTTTTTCGAGATATCAAAGCTTGGAGACAAAGACATTTGGGTGAAAAGGAGGATACGCTTCCTCTAGGTAAGTATTTAAGTACTCACCCGCTTGATGACGAACGAATTGCGGACAGCGAAAAGCGTTTGAAGGATGCCGGAATCGGCGCGCCTCAGCCTGAATCTTTCTTTCGAGATCGTTATCAGGAAAAAATATCGGCCTTGTTAGGAAAGAGAGAAGAAGAAGAGGAAATGCCGAACGCAAAACCCTCGACCGGTAAAAAGCGTTAA
- the mce gene encoding mammalian cell entry protein Mce, producing MKSFRYLLVGAIFSVALVIVGYFTVMTEGGPVQKRGEFLKINFKNAEGIKVGNKVTVQGVPFGYVSNIRLIQISEEGTALPAGEIGIATRVEVTIILKEPLRLYENYDITIRNESLLSGRVISIDPGTLEAPPEAKLPPGSIYKPVDYKTGAQLKGRVLQDPLVSLSELIAENRGDIRKTFSNVADITTKVNSGDGTLGRLINRDDLHTNINTVLTDAQIVLRELREGLEDTREQAPVTSFIRAALSSF from the coding sequence ATGAAATCATTTCGCTATCTTTTAGTAGGCGCCATCTTTTCCGTTGCCTTAGTCATCGTAGGTTATTTTACCGTAATGACTGAAGGAGGCCCGGTTCAAAAACGGGGAGAATTTCTCAAAATCAATTTTAAAAACGCTGAAGGTATCAAAGTCGGAAATAAAGTCACCGTTCAAGGAGTTCCTTTCGGTTATGTATCCAATATTCGTCTGATTCAAATTAGCGAAGAAGGAACCGCCTTACCTGCCGGCGAAATCGGGATTGCTACCCGGGTGGAAGTAACGATCATCCTGAAGGAACCGCTTCGGCTCTATGAAAATTACGATATCACGATTCGAAACGAAAGTCTTTTGTCCGGCCGCGTAATCTCCATCGATCCTGGAACGCTGGAGGCGCCTCCGGAGGCAAAACTTCCTCCTGGAAGTATCTATAAGCCGGTGGATTATAAAACCGGCGCTCAACTGAAAGGAAGAGTTTTACAAGATCCGTTGGTTTCCCTCTCGGAGCTTATCGCCGAAAATAGAGGAGATATCCGCAAAACTTTTTCAAACGTAGCCGATATCACTACAAAAGTTAATAGCGGTGACGGCACTCTCGGAAGATTGATCAATCGAGACGACCTTCACACGAATATAAATACAGTTTTAACGGATGCGCAAATCGTATTGAGAGAGCTTCGAGAAGGCTTGGAAGATACTCGAGAGCAGGCCCCGGTTACGAGCTTTATTCGCGCGGCTCTTAGTTCCTTTTAA
- a CDS encoding LIC_11883 family protein, which produces MGKLKKTILAAMILFCFQLNAQSVGQWKEYSLKQVLGRLKFYAFAKIAQSVRKGVSYSIEREVFQSPCQLDFPKLAENFDCAYLQTGTLDGKIQSPTNRSLPSAGLTSTYSPIPISAMWYEGSTLAGKGSLFIPRNQSASGDLKLFYLADGKLSHYASGDRIVVFDWKGNELNTILEVKVDDLLRPLSGREYFFQ; this is translated from the coding sequence ATGGGAAAATTAAAAAAAACGATACTTGCGGCGATGATCCTATTCTGCTTTCAGCTAAACGCTCAATCGGTGGGGCAATGGAAGGAATATTCTCTTAAACAGGTGTTAGGACGATTGAAGTTCTACGCATTCGCTAAGATTGCCCAAAGCGTAAGAAAAGGGGTTTCCTATTCCATAGAGCGCGAAGTCTTCCAATCTCCTTGTCAGCTGGACTTTCCTAAATTAGCGGAAAATTTCGATTGCGCCTATTTACAAACAGGCACTTTGGACGGTAAGATTCAATCTCCGACGAATCGTTCTCTTCCTTCCGCAGGTTTAACTTCGACATATTCTCCGATTCCGATCAGCGCAATGTGGTACGAAGGTTCAACTCTTGCAGGAAAAGGATCTTTATTTATTCCGAGGAATCAATCCGCTTCCGGCGATTTGAAATTATTTTACCTGGCGGACGGAAAACTCAGTCATTACGCGAGTGGAGATAGGATTGTGGTTTTTGATTGGAAAGGAAACGAACTGAACACTATCCTCGAAGTGAAGGTGGACGACCTGCTTCGTCCTCTTAGTGGGAGAGAATATTTTTTTCAATGA